Part of the Anopheles coluzzii chromosome 3, AcolN3, whole genome shotgun sequence genome is shown below.
CCGGGTGTACTCGGACGGTTTGGTTTTAATCAATCCAGTCCATGATTTTGCGGTCCTATAAGCGTGGCGAAGGGGGGTCTACATCATTCGGGTTTCGAGGTTGTCTATTCCAGTTCAGTGTTCCAAATGGCATTGCGGGGGTCTGTGAGtcaaataatatatttaagcacaaatttttgatttttgtttgaaatttatcttatgttttgatacaaATTAGCAATTGTTTATAAACtttatgtttttccaatgagaatatttgagatttgccatgaattatagtgtttttttgttatgacaatgtgctctgataaccttttttttaaatatcctcctcaaacgcaatgtcacctttgtattgaactgtcatttctcaacagcacggaaaAACGGATaaccggataaaaggtacccagATAAatggcgctccactgtacttACTCTGGATACTCTGCATATGAGtatgaagcatttttttaaaatatcttgTAAGTTAATATGCTTAACATGCATATTGTGTagtattttaatcatttttctcTCTGCCTCTTATCTACAAAAAGTAAAACCGTTGAAATCATAGTTTATGTATATTATACGATTTTAATAGACATTTAGAAACCGTTGAGTAAATCctaaattcaaatcaaacaaagaATCTGGGGTTGTAGCTGAATATTCTGCTAAGAAACAAGGAAACTTAAAAAAGGACAAttctaaaataataaaaataaaagcagaaACGAATTTAAATTTCTCACTTAAGCTCACATCAGTTGCAAAAAGTATACGACGATATAAAAAGATTTTAATATAAACTGTCCTTGTTGGCCCCTCGTTGTTTATCTTTGAATAATTGGATAGTGTGGTTTCACACCGAAACTAATATTATGTTCATATTGTTCCTCTTgttttacaataaaacaaactgcaattcatttcattttgctgaaaaacaaaattatcacTGAATCACACGCAAATGAAACAAGTGATACAAAAGTACACTTTAAACAGGTATCACACGTTAACTTGACCTCAAAATGTGTCCCAATTATTTTATCGGGGTAACGGGTTAAAATGACCCCCTGAGGCAACGACAGTTTTTGAACACACCACACGGTATATAAAACACAATTGCAGCAGCTAGTCGCAGCAATCAAAATGAACCTCTGTTTTACAACACTTTCTTCGGTAACCGTTCTTGTGAGCTTCACAATCGTTTCTGTCGTGGGTTGCAGTCGATCGGCAGAAAATTACGATCATACAAACGGGGAACGAATCGTTGGAGGTGTTCCAGTTGATATTCGGGACTATCCGTATCAAGTGTCTTTGCGTCGTGGAAGACACTTTTGTGGTGGATCTATTATAGACAGCCAATGGATACTAACTGCAGCCCATTGTACTAGGTAAGAAACTTGCCGcataaccaaaaaacaaaccatcataGCACAGTTTAATTTCATCCATCAAACTAATCCATAGAACCATCAATGCTCGTAACCTTTGGATTCACGTCGGATCGTCTCATGTGAATGATGGAGGCGAATCGGTTAGAGTACGACGAATATTGCACCATCCTAAGCAAAATTCTTGGAGTGATTACGATTTCTCACTACTTCACCTTGACCAACCACTTAACCTTAGTGAGTCGGTTCAACCGATTCCGTTACGTAAACCATCGGCAAGCGAACCAACCGGTGAACTATCGGACGGAACACTGTGCAAAGTGTCCGGCTGGGGAAACACTCACAATCCGGACGAGTCCGCACTCGTCTTGCGGGCTGCCACCGTTCCCCTTACCAACCATCAACGGTGCAGTGAGGTGTACGAAGGTATTGGAAGCGTTACCGAAAGCATGATATGTGCCGGGTATGACGAGGGTGGCAAAGATTCCTGCCAGGGCGATTCTGGTGGCCCGCTCGTGTGTGATGGTCAATTGACTGGTGTAGTTTCATGGGGCAAGGGATGTGCCGAGCCGGGATATCCGGGAGTTTACGCAAAGGTTTCGACAGCGTACGACTGGATTGAACAAACAGTTCACACCGCGCTGGCATCTACCGAGCGCCCAAATGTGGAAGCCTTTTAATGTCGAATCATTTTAATCCCGGATTTACCGCGAGCAAAAAGTTACACATGTCCGGTATTATGGATTATCTTTCACCGAGCTGAACGAATTATGACCGGAATGTAATGGTGTCGCATATAGACAGGGCGACTGCTGCGAATATCAAGCTCTTCTATCCTTTCGCTTAATTCCACTGTTTGTTGAATATGTGTAGCTTGTGATATGCTTAATCGAATAAAATTATGTAATATACTCACAAGTTgtatgaaaaagaaacaaaacgtaTAAAggattaattttgttttgaaagaaaattatGCTATTTGACTTATACACAAAACTGAATTTtatctttcatattttttcttcaaaaatttTACGACTAATTCTTCATCTTCTCAGTTGAGATTTGTATTTGTTATACGTTTCGAATAATCCAGATAAAATTTACGACTCCTTATCACCATTCTTGGGGAATATTGTATCAAAATCATCGCTGGTAGCCCGAATGTAACGTGCGGCAAAGCTTTCAGCGGTCAGCGATATCTCTTCATCAGACTTAGTAAGATCAAACAACTCACCAAACTGTTCCTCTGCAGGCAATATTTCACTGGGAGGaaattgatcgatcgatcccAAAATATCATGAATCTCAGCGATTGGATCGTAGCTTTCACGATAGCTTGGCTCACTCTGAATGGTCTCTGAGTGGATGACCCTTGTAGTATCGCTACTAATGCTTGAACATTGCTCCTGAATACTACAATCGACGTTATCCAACTCATTGCCCGTTCCTGAAGTGCTCATTTTTTCCCAGCTTATAGCAAACTCCggaaatatttcattataaATTTTCTTATAATACTGcaataaaaaggaaacatattttaataccAACTTCAAAGGggattttaaattcaaatgcaACTAACATACCTTAGGTTGAGCATACGTCAAACCTCCAATCGTTATTTTTTCAATCGACGAAACAATACTCTCATCATCGTTAGTGCTTTTGTAATCTTCTGACCCGAATAGTTCTTCCCGAGTTGTAGTCGATGCGTCTTCATCGCAAATCGCTGGCTCTGGCACAGGTTCTGGTAAACACTGATTCACCACAAACACATTACACTTTGACAAACTGGCCAAAGCTATGTGCACACCGCCTTCCAGCTCATCCGCTGGAGAACAGTTTGGTACGGAACCTTCCGGCTCTAGCTGATTGCCATCTACTAAAGAATGCTTTGACACCTGGGTAGAGTGACATTCATGGCGACCGAAATGCAATCTGCAAATTTCTCGCGTCATCTCAACCGTATCCAAACACTCGTTATATTCGCttataaattttaaaagcTCTTCATACTGATTCACCAACCACTGGATTGCCCGCTCGTCCATTCGTTTTTGCTGACTGAAATGACCGTTTTGGAAACGATAAAAAAGTAGGCTTTGTTTGCACAATGGTAGCACCACACTTACTCTACTGCAGTTTTAACAATTTGTTCCA
Proteins encoded:
- the LOC120957260 gene encoding trypsin-1-like, which translates into the protein MNLCFTTLSSVTVLVSFTIVSVVGCSRSAENYDHTNGERIVGGVPVDIRDYPYQVSLRRGRHFCGGSIIDSQWILTAAHCTRTINARNLWIHVGSSHVNDGGESVRVRRILHHPKQNSWSDYDFSLLHLDQPLNLSESVQPIPLRKPSASEPTGELSDGTLCKVSGWGNTHNPDESALVLRAATVPLTNHQRCSEVYEGIGSVTESMICAGYDEGGKDSCQGDSGGPLVCDGQLTGVVSWGKGCAEPGYPGVYAKVSTAYDWIEQTVHTALASTERPNVEAF
- the LOC120959801 gene encoding uncharacterized protein LOC120959801, whose product is MISGKKMKPSKLCRRTYFLRTGTAPTVSEMARELGPELANIVIDTLEPSQRSAVQPDRLELSDEHSTQSRHDTEAVRGQIHKHILQIGGNVSHRVDGYWRKRLKQTAAAGISSDEVDFIKFDCRQKIGIARDEERKRYDALLEEMEARLEKRFWEEKGNLHRSYAEARQLWGKFVCQKVRKQAKDMLCKIASYYRAKLEREVSGRMKQEKDRIIKEMEQIVKTAVDQQKRMDERAIQWLVNQYEELLKFISEYNECLDTVEMTREICRLHFGRHECHSTQVSKHSLVDGNQLEPEGSVPNCSPADELEGGVHIALASLSKCNVFVVNQCLPEPVPEPAICDEDASTTTREELFGSEDYKSTNDDESIVSSIEKITIGGLTYAQPKYYKKIYNEIFPEFAISWEKMSTSGTGNELDNVDCSIQEQCSSISSDTTRVIHSETIQSEPSYRESYDPIAEIHDILGSIDQFPPSEILPAEEQFGELFDLTKSDEEISLTAESFAARYIRATSDDFDTIFPKNGDKES